The Callospermophilus lateralis isolate mCalLat2 chromosome 4, mCalLat2.hap1, whole genome shotgun sequence genomic interval AGAACAGCCAATGGTATCAGGAGGCCTAGGAGAGATGCTGAGGCTATGCCAGTAGGTGGACAGAGTGTGGGTGTGTAGGGTCCTGGTAGTGTTTGAGAACACTGATAGGTGGTGGGTTTGGGGTATTATCAGAAGGCAGGGCACCCTAGCGAACTGGAGTTCCATGTATGTCCCAGAGTTCAGGTACCACTAGTAGCATATAAGGTGGGAATCTGAATGTTACAAGACACTCAGAAGGGACCACAAGACCAAGACCATAGGAGCAGATCAAGTGCTTTAACGCTGAATCCAAAACTGGTAGCCCAAACTTTTTGAAATTCCTTCTGTTTGAGTACAATCATACTAGACACTGAGGCTAAGGGTGTCTATCTGCTGTGCCACAAGGTGAAGGAACCTCTGTAGGGAAAAGAGATTTGAGGAGTTTGGAAATCAGACTGGGCCTAAGCCACAAAAGGAAGGCTTTAACAGAAGTGTTGAGtctaatcattgaatttgaatttCGGTCAttaaaatcatgaaatttattggtGCTATTACCTAATTCTAACTATGTCTTATTTTAGAATATGGTATTTCCTATAGGATTAGCAGAGTACAATCCACTTAGTAGTTTTATACTTATAAAATTTCAGACATGATTTTTCCCTTTGACCTAGCTTATTGTTTCTCTGTGGTGGTGATGTTACTGGCACTTTGGGCTGGACAGCTCTGTGGTAGATGAAGAAGAATAGTTAGCATCATTGGCTGGCTGGGCATTAAATGTTAGGGGCATTCCTCATTCACTGTGACCACCAATGGTATATGTCTGGGATTAACTTTGGATACAGTACTCTagttaagaagaaagaaagaggaacatAAAAAGAGTTTGGTAATTGTTGCAGTTAGATGGGGTGAGGTATGCTATTGTCCATTCCTCGTGGACAGGCAGGCAGGCTGGTCCAGGTTCCCTGCAGCGTCCTCCACCCCAAGCACATAGTCCTCTTGGCAGGAAGTCTTGCATTAATTATATTAAATGTATGGTGGTCTTCTAAAAGGGAAAGAATATTGAAAATGAAAAGGTAGTTCATGTGCTCAAAATGAAGAACCTCTTCTTGTAGACTACAAGCTCTACTCTCTTTATTCTGTGTTTGTAGTTACTGAGAAACTCATGTTTGTTGGGCAGTTGAAAGCTAAATGTCTTACTTTCTTACACAGTTAAACATGACTGGGAAAAAATGACAGAAGCTGTACAGAATCACATTGGCTCTCTGAACTGGGGCTACCGTGTAGCTCTACGGGAGAAAAAGGTGGTCTATGAGAACGCTTTTGGGCAATTTATCGGACCTCATAGGATTAAGGTAATTGTAAAAGCAGCATCctctgtaacttttttttttttttaagctttggtTGGTGCTGGGGAGAAAAAGAGTTTTAATATTAAAAGTGTTACAATAAAAGTGCAAGTCACTGTGACCCAGACTGTCCAGTTTGGTGATTTTGACGTCTGGGGGGGGGGATGTGGTGGAGTGTCAGCATACTGGGCCAGATTACCTGGATTTCAGGCTTGGCTCTGTGATTTGCTAGCATTGTGACCTTAATATCTCTTTCTTAATGAATCATCAAATTTTTATGTGGCTCAAATGAAACACCGAAGAACAAGTCTTTGTTAACTTTTAAGTTAATTTTAAGAACTAATTACTTATTAGAGTTGATGTATTGGGTTCTTTTGTAGGCAACAAATAACAAAGGCAAAGAAAAATTTTATTCAGCAGAGCGATTTCTCATTGCCACTGGTGAAAGGCCACGTTACTTGGGCATCCCCGGGGACAAGGAGTACTGCATCAGCAGGTAAGGTTAAatacaaatgtttttaaaattgaaaactaCAAGCATTGGTCATTCTGCCACTTAAAGTCAATATTAACATCACTGCTAACATACTTGTATATAGATACATACTTGTTTGTGTTTGAAATTGTCTCTGCCTCATCCAGAGCAGCCCAGGTGGCACATGTTGTCACGGCTCTCTTGGAAGTGCTGTCACAGTCTGTTTGGGCTGCTGTAACAACTAACTTAACCTGGGTAGCTGAAATACCAGAAATtcgtttctcatagttctggaggttgggaagACCAAGGTCAGGTGATCAAGGTgtgggcagattctgtgtctgccGAGGGTCTGTTGCTTTGTTTGTAGGTGGCATCTTCTCTCTGTGTTCTTACCTGGTAGAGGCTGCACAGGCAGCTCTCTGTCTTTCATCAAGACACTAGAGCTCTGCCTTCATGACCTGATCACCTATGAAGGCCACCGCCTCTTAACACCATCTTCTCTTGGGGGCTAGgacttcaacatgtgaattttggGGGGGGAATGGGCACAAACGTTAGTCTCAACTGATACCCTACCCTACTCTTCCCTCCGCTTCCCTCCAGCATTCCTCTTCCTCctgtcctccctcccttcctgtcttttttgacatggtctcactatgttgcccaggctggtctcaaactccctGGGTTCATGTGTTCCTCttccctcaggctcctgagtaccTGGATTATAGGCCCATGCTACTTGCCCAACTtgctttttatgtatatttttaatttgttctaattagttgtacatgacagtagaatgcattttgacacattgtacacaaatggagcacacctTCTCATTCCTGTGGCTGTGCATGGTGCTGAGTCACACCAGTAACACAATCACACAGGTATATAGAGTAATGAAGTCTGTCATTCTACTGctgattttcatattttaaaaactttttttttttttttttttttggtaccaggaattgaacccaggggccttagccactgagccacatgcctagccttttttttttattctcagtgagttgcttggggccttgctaaattgatgaggctggctttgaactttctgtcctcctgcctctgtttcccgagctgctgggattacaggtgtgcactaatgCGCCTGGTTAAAAACTCATTTTTAACAATGCTTTAGTGATATCTTATATGACTTATGTATTCTCTTAACTATAAGATTTTCATCATGTTTTACTCTTTatacttattttaatattataaaaacaagattttgaaaaattttctcacctttctcttcacttttttttttttttttttggtaccagggattgaactcaggggcgctcagccactgagccacatccccagccctgttttatattttatttagagatggggtctcactgaattgcttagggcctcgcttttgctgcggctggctttgaactcacgatcctcttgcttcagcatccttagcagctgggattacaggcttgtgccaccacaccctgttTTCTCTGCTCTTAATAATCAATATTCCAAGAGAGAAATAACATAGGCTTTTTACCTTTGACAGAAGCTGAAGGTGGGGTTTGGGTTTGCAACTGTATTATATGTTTCACGCAGTTAGATCATGTGGCTGTAGGTTGGAATGTTGTCAGGAAGTAAATGGTTTGCTCTGTTTAGCAACTGGGCTTGAGCTACTCTGAAAGAAACTAGCAAGAAAGGGAGAATATCTTAAGATTTTATAAAAACTTCTCATGTTTAGCTAATTCAAtgtttataatattaaaaatttcttgtTCTTATTTGGTTTAGTCACTATTCATATATGAacctttttctatattttctttcttctttccctatccctttaAATTCTTTTCAGTGATGATCTATTTTCCCTACCTTACTGCCCGGGTAAGACCCTGGTGGTTGGAGCATCCTATGTCGCTTTGGAATGTGCTGGATTTCTTGCTGGTATTGGTTTGGATGTCACTGTTATGGTGCGGTCCATTCTACTGAGAGGATTTGACCAGGACATGGCCAATAAAATTGGTGAACACATGGAAGAACATGGTATCAAGTTTATAAAGCAGTTTGTACCAATTAAAGTAAGTGGGGTTGACCATGGGTTTACTGATTTTGTACTCATGATGAAGGAGGGTTAGGGTTGGGTAGTAGAGACATCGTTTGGGCATTATAAACCATCAGGAGTcctgattcctcaccttttatatattgaaataagCTTGTACCTGCCCACTGCTTAAATAACTCTGCTCTTATTTAAGGATTAATAATACCTTCCTTTGTCAACTTACTCTTTTGGTACTTTCTTGATTAAAACTTTCTGTTTTTGCATTCTTTTATAATGTTGGTCTGCTGTATTTTATTTCATCATATGTACTAGAGATTTAAAAATAAGGGTTCAAGAGTAGGCtgactttgtttttctttgtgagACATTTTCCCTGGGTATgtgatatattaaattatgtactaTGTCACTCTGGCTTTCCAGGAAACAGTTAACTTCATTTCATTTTATGGGCTCTTTTTTGGTAATTTGATCTTTATTTCCAAAGGCCTAAAATATGCCAAATTATACCTGAGACCTTGTTAACATTACCACAATGTTTTATATGAGAGTGACAAAATTGATTAGTGACTTTCCTTTAATGCAGGATAGACTATCATGGTCAAGTTTAGAAATTTTagctatttgtttcctctttcagtgacttgatttgagttctttgtatggcCATGGGTCTCTTTGCTGATGGGTAAAAGTATGAGCTTTGGGATAAGAATGACCCATATTCAAATCTTGTCAGTTTCCACATGACTCGTTCATTTAATGtctgtgagcctcagtttcttttgtAAAGTGAGAAAGATAATGATTATCTCCGAGTTCTGGGTGAGGATTACATTAGCTAACTTTTAAGCCATTGGAACAGTACCTGGCATAAAAGAAGTCTAAGGGAATCCATTTCATAGTACTGTTGTGGGGATCGCAAGTCTGCTGTTTCTAGGAAGTAGATGGCCACATTTGCATTAAGACTGTGAGTAAGAAACAACTGAATGTGTGGGTTTTGCTGGTAGAAAAGTTAATCTTCCTGTGTAATCTCTTAATATTTGGAGAGTTTGTGGATCCTTTTGAAAACCTGGTGGACTGTGCCTCCTTAAATAGTATTATCAAAGTGCCTTGGTAGTGAATTATTGCTGTACTGTAAAGTGCTGAGTGGAAGGAGCCTTTTGTAAAGAGGTGggagaacaggacattttggtcAGAGGTTATAATGTATACAAAAAAGCTCTGGGGAGGAAAATTGGTCTAGATACAGAGAAAGCCTGGCTAGAGTACAAAGTGAATAAGGGTAACGATAGGATGAGGTTCTTTACCTACCATTTTGAAACAAATATAAGCTATGAACCAATTGAATTCCTCTCCAAAGATGAGAACATTTTAATTTAAACAGGAGAGACTTCCAGTGCACTCAAAAGAGATTTAACTAATAGGGCAGAAATTGCAGGtggttttattgttttcttccaggaaatattttataaaagccCATGATTGGCTGTTACTCAGAGACAGTAGGTTAACTACAGACTTGAGGAAGTTTCCAGGTGGCAGTGCCTCTATGTCATTGTTACCCAGAATGGATTAGCCTTGACACCTTCCTGTAATAAGTTGGTATGTTCATTCTCTTGCTGTAGCACAGATGTATTCCTTTCTGCCTCCTTAACAGCCATTGAAATACATACATCTCTTTGCCACTATGGTTTTTACAGCTTGCTAGctgtcattaaaattattaataatctACTTCAATACCTGTTCTTTGTTGTCAGTGATGTGACTATCTGAAGTCAGAAGGGAATCTCTGAATTTGAGCAGTAGTGACTTTCCCATGGTGAAAGCTTCTGGGTGAATTATGAGATAGGAAATGGGAAAAGCAGTTGAGATATTGGTCTGATTTTTAGGGACTGGCATGTACAttctctggcttttttttttttttaaatctgtttttcccTCTGAACTTTACTATTTGAAAACAGCCTCTCTAAGAAGCAGTGTTAAGCTGTGACAAAGAAGGGGCTAAATAAAAGAATCTCATATCATCCTAATGATGTGAAGGTGAGGTAATTGGGATATAAAATGCTTTTTAAGCCAGATTTTATATTTCAACTTTGGGTTAGCCAGATTGACAGGGAAGACAATTATTTTCCTTAATAAACGTTTATCAAAACTTTATCACTTTTGCAGATTGAACAAATTGAAGCAGGGACACCAGGCCGACTCAGGGTGACAGCTCAGTCCACCAATAGTGAGGAAATCATTGAAGGAGAGTATAATACGGTAAGGAGATGCCCAGGGCACTATTCCAACAGAAAGCAAGTAACATGCTTCTTGGTTCTCTGTTGTGTACTTACAGTGACTTCTTCTAAAATCACTTATTCTGAGCCCCTTCTAAGATATCTTCAGTACTTCTGATATTATAATTTGTTTTGACAAAGGGTGGCTTCATATTTTCTCTACTGTaacttaaaatattgttttatcaAACGGCTAAAAAAGGTATCAGATGTTTTTGAATGAGTTAGAATTTCTCTGTCCCTTTTACCTCCCAACCTGCCACTTGGAAAATAACTTATCAGTCATAGAGTGTGTTGTGTTTGTAAACTTGGCTGAGTTTATTAAGGCATTAATTCTTTCTCATTAATAAGAAATGAAGAGCTATTTCTGCTATATCGTGTtggagaggtttttttttaattgagggttttaatttgttttaacttGTATTAGTAAGTATTTATTAGTGGGAAATGAAACTATATTAGCTTAATAATCTGAAAAATGTTTAATTCATGCAAaggtttttaaaaagtgtattaaTTTTTCAGGTACTGCTGGCAATAGGAAGAGATTCTTGTACAAGAAATATTGGCTTAGAAACTGTGGGGGTGAAGATAAATGAAAAGTAAGAAAAAACATTGTCATTCAGTGCTATTTCACTTATTCATAACATTGATCAATTCTAGagtattttaaagttatttttaacaTAGTTGGAGAGTTCCCTTTTTTGGTTTAGAAAATAGAACACTCTTCAGTGCCACTCATACTAGTGTTTCctgcatttattttgttttgttggttattttaatttagaattgtctctgtaaggtttctttctttttttggccaTACTAATAGGCTCAAACCCagcactctatctctgagctacatctgTAGCCTcctataataattttatatttgataaagggtcttgctaagttgcctgggctggcattgaacttgtgatcctcgtgcctcagcctcccaagtagctgggtctATAGGTGTACACAATGTAGTGTGCCTGGACAGAGGTTtcctatagttttcttatttctttgatTTTCACAATAGTGGACAGGATTGTCACTAATCGTTTTGGTTCCTCTAAGCTTTTTAATAATACACTAGAACATCGTTCTCAGAGTCAGTTTTGGGCTTCATGGGGAGAAAGGGGATTTAGTTCTATTTAGTTGATATTGGTAATGGACGGTAATTTTTAATTAAACGAATTTACAGAACTGGCAAAATACCTGTCACGGATGAAGAACAGACCAATGTGCCTTACATCTATGCCATTGGTGATATATTGGAGGGAAAGCTGGAACTTACCCCAGTGGCCATCCAGGCAGGAAGATTGCTGGCCCAGAGGCTTTATGCTGGCTCCACTGTCAAGGCAAGTGCTGTCGTCCACTGAGACACTCTTTTTAATAATCCTCTCTGTCCCGTTTAGTGGTGCAGTTGGGAAATGTACCAGGTTTGAGTAATTTAGTACTTTGGTAATGACATTCTAGATCTGCTTTATTAAGTGTATTCCAAATGATACATTGTTAGGTCTGCTATACATTTGTGACTTTATTATGAAAATTGTCACTTTTGGAATCACACTTAGAATAAAGAGGAGCTAGTTGTGTTTCATATACTTACAATAGTTGCATTTTCCATCAGTTTCATTATTACCACTGAAAGTATAATTTTCTAAGTCTTTTTTTGTACCCATCTAAGCTATAAAAGGATTTGGGGATTTAGGCAAAAGTTTCAGTGTGCAGAGTTGTTTAAACTACTGTTCAGACTTTGTTCCCCAGTCCTTTCAAAGAAAATGTCTTTTGTTCTTAGGATATTAAATATGTTTTATGCTAATGTTAATGCTTTAGAGTGATTTTGTTTAAAGTCACAGTAGAAAATTGAATGCTTCCTTTTGTAGTATAGAACCAGATGGCCAGAAAGAATAATATAccctaattattttttaaaaaggaattctgGGAAAATGAACTGTGAAGAATTTAGTTACTACCCATTTTCCTTGAATATAAATCATCATGGGTTGGCTACAGTAATGGAAATCTCATGGAATGATGCTAGTAAAGTTTATTTGTGGCCTGGAGTTATTCTGGATTTGTAGCATAATAAAATCTGGTAATTTGAAATGATGAGATTAGGGGTAGAAGGGTTCTGTCAGAGTGGCTAGAATAGGGTTCATATTCCTATTGGAACAAAGATAACAAGATCACCTCTTTGAGTTAAATCTTATATCCATTATCGGAGTTAATGAGTATCTAGTAAGTTAAGAAAGGACATTCAGAAATATAGCTTGAGAtgtatttggttttttaatttaTATCTTGCAGATTCCTgaagtaaaaaagaaatatttttatataacagCAATAACCAAAGGGTGAACATGAAAAAGATTGCACTAAATTTGAAATCATGTGGCAACAGAATTTCTTAAAATCTGGATATTTTCGTTTCCTTGTGGACAGTCCTTCTACATCTTGTTGATAGTCTCAAGTGAATCTCTGGAGGTCTGAGAACTCTCTTTGAGAACTCCTCTTTGGTAGTCTGCCTTGTAGCTGCAAGCCACCCTGGCTGCCCTGAGCTGTCATCACTGTCTCTAACTGGGAAAGACTGCCAGGCTCTTCAAGTTTCCCCTCACGGCATGGAGGTCCAGGAGTCCCTCTGGGCAGTACCCCGAGCCAGCAGAGGGCCCACCTCCTTCTGTTTCTCTTCTCTTTAAGGGCCACAGGTGCTGCTGCTTGTCCAGTGTCCATTTTTGTCTGGTTTGTTCTTATTTAATGTAGGAGGGTAGCTCTGGCTCATGGCATACCAATAACTTGAAGTGGATATCTGCCTTTTGTATTAGAGAAATCCAAGGATGTTTATGGTCTTTTTAGAGAataagaattatatttattgtttctggcatattttaaagattttacactctattttagagaatgagaattgcatttttcatattttaaatgtagAATGTTGCTTAGGCTTATTGTCTTCTGGTGGCCTTCATTCCCATTTTAGTGGCTCCATAATAGTACACTGACAGTATGTATGTGTTACATTCTAATTCTTGGGGGTTATTTTAAAGCCACTTTTAATATTGCCACTGTTGAAGAGGACTGCAGCAAAACTCAAATCAGTATATGTAGCCTTTTCTATGTATGAAATTATCATGCCATTATAATTATAGTAGCATGCTATTGTAATAACATAatcttataaattttttaaaagtaggatTATTGATCCAAAGGTGTAAAATACTTTTATGACTCCTATGTGTATTACCTAATTGATTTCAAAGAATTCTGTTAATTTTTGTCTCTAATCTGAGATTATCAGGTCTGATAATTTCCTATATATTGTTTTTTGCTACTTTATTTAGAGGAGAGAGAGTGGTAATTGAAGGTAACATAAGCTGGTAGCTGCCacaatatgaggatgctgatcttTTCTTTATAATCATTCTTGCCAGACTTCAAGCCTCTACATAGGCTTTTCACATGAGTGGGTGATTCTCAGTGTAGTTAGTGTCTGGGATTGGGATTTCACATGCTTttgatagaaatttatttctgctTTCCTTTCCCACTTttgaactatttaaaaaatttttctaatttgttatatatgacagcagaatgcatcttcgattcatattacacatatagagcacgacttttcctgtctttggttgtTCACAAAGTAGAGACACACTATTTGTGTCATCATACATGAACTTAGGGtattgatgttcatctcattccaccatcttccttACCCCTagaccccctcccttcccctgtctcccctttgccctatctaaagttcctccattcctcccatgctccccaccccaattcccattatggatcagcatcctcatattggagaaaacatttggcatttgtttatttgggattggcttacttcagttagcataatattctccaactccatccatttacctgcaaataccatgattttattctcttttaatgctgagtaatatttcattgtgtatatatgccacatttcctttatccattcacctactgaagggcatctaggttggtttcccaattttgctattgtgaattgtgttgctcttatacattgatatggctgtgtccctataataagctttttaaagtcctttgggtataaaccaaggagtgggatagctgggtcaaatggtggttccattccaagttttccaaggagtctctatactgcttttcagattggctgcaatttgcagtcccaccagcaatgtatgagtgtgtctttttgcCCACATcctaccaacacttattgttgtttgtattcttgatagctgccattctgactggagtgagatgaaatcttagagtatttttgatttgcatttctctaattgctggtgatgttgaacattttgtcatatctgttcagttccttggcccatttattgatttttttgggggggtggtgttaagattttgagtgctttatatatcccagagattagtgttctatctgatgttcatgtggtaaaaatttgctcccatcctgtaggctctctgttcacctcaccgtaagctctctattcacctctttATTCACCTCACTCTATTATCTCACTTTGTCTTTTGgcaagaagaagctttttagtttgaatccatcccatttattgattcttgattttatttcttaatgcTATAGAAGTCTTTTTAAGGAAGTCAGGCCTAATGTGACAAAATGGATTCTATCCATTATCCATTTTATCCTACTTTATCTtctgttaggcacagggtctctgctttaattcctaagtccttgatccactatgagttgagttttgtccatggtgagagataggggtttaatttcattttgtgtgtatggatttccagttttcctagcaccatttgttgaagaggctatcttttctttaatatatgtttttggcacctttgtctaatataaaataactgtaattatgtgtgtttgtctctgtgttctctgttttgcaccattggtctacaagtctgttttggtgccagtatcatgctgtttttgttactattgctctgtagtacagtatagtgatgccacctacttcacccttcctgctaaggattgctttagttattctgggtctcttatttttccagatgaatttcatgactgctttttctatttccatgaggaatgtcattgggattttgattggaattgcattaaatctatatagtgcttttggtagtatggtcattttgaaaatatttattctgcctatccaggaacaaggtagatctttccatcttctaaggtcttctttaatttcattctttagcatttttaaaaaatatttatactaTAGTTTTTTATgtgacacaatatgtttattttcctttatgtggtgctgaggatcgaacccagtgcctcatgcatgccaggcaagcacactaccacttgagccacatcccgagtcctctttagcattttgtaattttgattgtagaggtctttcacctctttcgttaaattgattcccaggtattttgtttatttttttgtgactattgtaaaatgggtagttttcctagtttctctttcagaggatttgtcattgatgtacagaaatgcttttggtttatgggtgttgattttatttcctgctacttggctgaattcatttattctagttgttttctggtggaattttttgggtcttctaggtatacaatcatatcatcagcaaatagtgataatttgaattctttttcctatctgtatccctttaatttattttgtctaattgctctggctagagtttcaagaactgtaTTAAATAGgagtgatgaaagagggcatccctgtcttattccattttttagaaggaatgctttcagGTTTTCTTCATatagaataatgttggcctggggcttagcatagatagcttttatactgttgaggtatgttcctgttatccctagtttttcctagtgttttgaacatgaagggatgctgtatttgtcaaatgctttttctgcgtctattgaaatgatcatatcattcttatttttaagtctgttgatgtgatgaattacatttatagatttccatatgttgatccaaccttgcattcctgggatgaaccccacttgaccatggtgcactatctttttgatatgattttgtgtttgatttgccagaattttattgaggatttttgtatctgtgtttattagagacattggtctgaagttttctttgatgtgtctttgtctggttttggaatcagggtgttatttgcctcatagaatgagtttggaagtgtactTTTGAATCATTTTTAAGAATACCTGTTTTAGGATTTGCCTATCATAATTCTCTTCCCTCATTTTGAAACAGTGTGACTATGAAAATGTTCCAACAACCGTATTTACTCCTTTGGAATATGGTGCTTGCGGCCTTTCAGAAGAGAAGGCTGTAGAGAAATTTGGGGAGGAGAACATTGAGGTAAgcgcttctttttttctttatcttggaCTAAGCTATACTACtttttttcatcaaaattttaaagtaatttcaaGTACacacaaaagtttaaaaataatgcaaagaacttccttatAGCCATTGTCTAGActcaattattattatattttgttcatttattttataaactttcataTTCTCTTGCTCTTTGTGTATATGTATTATTTCCTCTGAGCCATTTCGGAGTAAATTGAATGCTACTTTTTATCCTTTGATATTTCAGTGTATTTGTAATGAACAAGGGTGaaccacatttatttatttttaattactgaAATATGAGAAATACAGCaaagtgaaaacaaaaaaaagttttcttgctTTGACCTATGTAATGATTGCTATTTTAGCATTAC includes:
- the Txnrd1 gene encoding thioredoxin reductase 1, cytoplasmic; its protein translation is MNGSEDLPESYDFDLIIIGGGSGGLAAAKEAAKYDKKVMVLDFVTPTPLGTRWGLGGTCVNVGCIPKKLMHQAALLGQALKDSRNYGWNFEDNVKHDWEKMTEAVQNHIGSLNWGYRVALREKKVVYENAFGQFIGPHRIKATNNKGKEKFYSAERFLIATGERPRYLGIPGDKEYCISSDDLFSLPYCPGKTLVVGASYVALECAGFLAGIGLDVTVMVRSILLRGFDQDMANKIGEHMEEHGIKFIKQFVPIKIEQIEAGTPGRLRVTAQSTNSEEIIEGEYNTVLLAIGRDSCTRNIGLETVGVKINEKTGKIPVTDEEQTNVPYIYAIGDILEGKLELTPVAIQAGRLLAQRLYAGSTVKCDYENVPTTVFTPLEYGACGLSEEKAVEKFGEENIEVYHSFFWPLEWTVPSRDNNKCYAKIVCNLKDNERVVGFHVLGPNAGEVTQGFAAALKCGLTKRQLDSTIGIHPVCAEVFTTLSVTKRSGGDILQAGC